From a region of the Synechococcus sp. RS9916 genome:
- a CDS encoding ABC transporter ATP-binding protein, producing MTDHRHPWLELQAVEAWIQSSCVFHHLTLSLRLGEHTAILGPNGSGKSTLVRLIDRSIHPVVKPESYLRLFGSVLPRQWELRQRIGLVSAELEQRIPAGVQVRDLVLAAFFGAVGLRKDQQPSDAQETRVDSLLDTLDLGELAQTPFKQLSDGQRRRALIARALAHQPEVLVLDEPTNALDLKAKNELLAALRRLSRDDTTLVVITHQVETLIPEISRVVCLKQGALVDDGPSDQILTGPKLSALFDTPLQVISAGGYRQVMPLS from the coding sequence GTGACAGATCACAGACACCCCTGGCTTGAACTTCAGGCTGTAGAGGCCTGGATTCAGAGCAGCTGTGTCTTTCACCATCTCACCCTCAGCCTGAGGTTGGGGGAGCACACCGCCATCCTCGGGCCCAATGGATCGGGCAAAAGCACCTTGGTGCGTCTGATTGACCGCAGCATCCATCCAGTGGTGAAACCAGAGTCGTACCTCCGTCTCTTCGGCTCTGTGCTGCCGCGCCAGTGGGAGCTGAGGCAACGCATCGGCCTGGTTTCGGCGGAGCTGGAACAACGCATCCCAGCAGGAGTTCAGGTGCGTGATCTGGTGCTGGCCGCCTTCTTTGGTGCCGTTGGTCTGCGCAAGGATCAGCAGCCCAGCGATGCCCAAGAGACCCGAGTCGACAGCCTGCTGGACACGCTCGACCTGGGCGAACTGGCTCAGACCCCGTTCAAACAACTTTCCGATGGTCAGCGACGCAGGGCTTTGATTGCACGAGCCCTCGCCCATCAGCCCGAGGTGCTGGTGCTGGATGAACCCACCAATGCCCTTGATCTGAAAGCCAAGAACGAACTCCTTGCTGCCCTTCGCCGCCTCAGCCGCGACGACACCACCTTGGTCGTGATCACGCACCAAGTGGAGACCCTGATACCGGAAATCAGCCGGGTGGTCTGCCTCAAACAAGGGGCCTTGGTCGACGATGGCCCCAGTGATCAGATCCTCACAGGCCCAAAACTCAGTGCCCTGTTCGACACCCCTTTGCAAGTGATCAGCGCTGGCGGCTATCGCCAGGTGATGCCCCTGTCATAG
- a CDS encoding NUDIX domain-containing protein, which translates to MNEPVEVAVAMLYRQGKWLLQLRDDIEGIIAPGCWGLFGGHVEPGESIEAGLRRELKEEIELEATTLHPWFCHTNATRHLHVFVGPLPVPLESLNLKEGQDLTLTSLDAIATGEVQSQRLGQARPLAGCLEIVIQRRDEIKTLIAAHEPETRQHRSEPLDQQHHGEQ; encoded by the coding sequence ATGAATGAACCCGTCGAAGTGGCGGTGGCAATGCTGTATCGCCAGGGGAAATGGCTGTTGCAATTGCGTGACGACATCGAAGGGATCATTGCGCCGGGTTGCTGGGGATTGTTCGGTGGCCATGTGGAACCCGGCGAATCCATCGAGGCGGGCTTACGCCGAGAACTCAAAGAAGAAATCGAACTAGAGGCAACCACACTTCATCCCTGGTTCTGCCACACCAACGCGACACGCCATCTGCATGTGTTTGTCGGGCCACTGCCTGTGCCTTTGGAATCACTAAACCTCAAAGAAGGCCAAGACCTCACTCTCACGTCACTCGATGCGATTGCCACAGGAGAAGTGCAAAGCCAGCGCCTCGGACAGGCCAGGCCTTTGGCCGGATGCCTCGAGATCGTGATTCAGCGTCGCGACGAGATCAAAACTCTCATCGCAGCACACGAGCCAGAAACGCGACAACACCGATCAGAGCCATTGGATCAGCAACACCACGGCGAGCAGTAG
- a CDS encoding DUF427 domain-containing protein translates to MANASSHSMPAERVCDYPRPPLVELVEGVVTVSIGGECIATTDHYLRVCETYHPPTIYLPPTAFKAGSLHPSEGRASFCEWKGVASYWSLSRSDGSDLRARAGWSYAKPTASFALLAGWISLYPGLVDHCSLDGEEVSPQPGSFYGGWITSSVIGPFKGDPNHPELI, encoded by the coding sequence ATGGCCAATGCCTCGTCTCACTCCATGCCAGCGGAACGCGTTTGTGATTACCCGCGACCTCCTCTGGTGGAGCTGGTCGAGGGTGTAGTAACCGTGTCGATCGGCGGTGAATGCATTGCAACCACCGATCACTATCTGCGGGTTTGCGAGACCTACCACCCCCCCACCATCTACTTACCACCCACGGCCTTCAAAGCCGGGAGCTTGCATCCTTCTGAAGGCCGGGCCAGTTTCTGTGAATGGAAGGGGGTCGCAAGTTACTGGTCACTGTCTCGATCGGATGGCTCTGATTTAAGGGCGCGCGCAGGATGGAGCTACGCAAAACCCACAGCGTCATTTGCACTGCTTGCCGGCTGGATCAGCCTCTACCCAGGTTTGGTTGATCACTGTTCGCTGGACGGTGAAGAGGTCAGTCCCCAACCCGGCAGCTTTTATGGCGGATGGATCACCTCATCGGTAATCGGACCGTTTAAAGGAGACCCCAATCATCCCGAATTGATATGA
- a CDS encoding triacylglycerol lipase, whose translation MATAAAGQPVVILGGFLITEEAYAAMADWIREHQGSEAHVIPVSRFDWMLTTWAFGWRRVLDRVHTQVQQLAAASPTRRVTLIGHSSGGVMLRLYLSADAFSGRCYGGAQFCNRLITLGSPHQAQRATPLRAMVDRCYPGAFSPDVDYVAVAGKLDLKSSIASAFSQRSAVGNYKRIAGQGSIDGDGLVPVDSALLTGAQHLVLDDTAHGGLFGNHWYGSPERVALWADQISR comes from the coding sequence ATGGCGACTGCTGCAGCGGGCCAACCGGTGGTGATCCTCGGTGGCTTCCTGATCACGGAGGAGGCCTATGCCGCCATGGCTGATTGGATTCGTGAGCATCAGGGCAGTGAAGCGCATGTCATTCCAGTGAGTCGATTCGACTGGATGCTCACCACCTGGGCCTTTGGTTGGCGCCGCGTGCTCGATCGTGTGCACACTCAGGTGCAGCAGCTGGCTGCTGCATCACCGACCAGGCGGGTCACCCTGATCGGACACAGCTCGGGCGGCGTGATGTTGAGGCTTTATCTGAGTGCTGACGCTTTCTCGGGTCGCTGTTACGGCGGAGCGCAGTTCTGTAATCGATTAATCACGCTTGGTAGTCCGCATCAGGCGCAACGCGCGACTCCGTTGCGCGCCATGGTCGACCGCTGCTATCCAGGTGCATTTTCTCCAGACGTTGACTACGTCGCTGTCGCCGGCAAGCTTGATCTCAAGTCCAGTATCGCCAGTGCGTTCAGTCAACGCAGTGCTGTTGGCAATTACAAGCGCATCGCTGGTCAAGGAAGCATCGATGGAGATGGTTTAGTCCCCGTTGATTCAGCCCTGTTGACAGGAGCTCAGCACCTCGTGCTGGATGACACGGCTCATGGCGGATTGTTTGGCAACCATTGGTATGGTTCGCCAGAGCGCGTCGCCCTGTGGGCAGATCAGATCAGCCGGTAG
- a CDS encoding DUF1543 domain-containing protein, protein MGAARSQIQRPGLYLAVLGGRTPQTHVEIHDVRWVVGCCIDDTIPELKRQWFGHRKGLHLDSYVRIDCVDGYAVELSQIKSSDVASEGVQVPLQKLWFVNMGGYDASSLLELHQIGCVVAPNAQAAKSRARKRWLTNSIQQHKDDLHAIDQVGGLDDCLPIDELQGWQVTLTPAPDQPCCSFQPDWFGYRPI, encoded by the coding sequence ATGGGGGCTGCTCGATCACAAATCCAACGCCCAGGCCTGTATCTGGCAGTACTGGGGGGACGCACACCCCAAACCCATGTGGAGATCCATGATGTGCGCTGGGTGGTGGGCTGCTGCATTGACGACACCATCCCCGAACTCAAACGTCAGTGGTTTGGTCACCGAAAAGGGCTGCATCTCGACAGTTACGTACGAATTGACTGCGTTGACGGGTACGCCGTGGAGTTGAGTCAGATCAAGTCGTCAGACGTTGCCTCTGAAGGTGTTCAAGTACCGCTTCAAAAGCTTTGGTTCGTGAATATGGGAGGGTATGACGCCAGCTCCTTACTGGAACTGCATCAGATCGGTTGTGTGGTGGCACCCAATGCTCAGGCAGCCAAAAGCAGAGCTCGAAAGCGTTGGCTCACCAACTCAATCCAGCAACACAAAGACGATCTTCACGCCATTGACCAAGTAGGGGGGCTTGATGATTGCCTGCCAATCGACGAACTTCAGGGATGGCAAGTGACGCTGACACCAGCTCCAGATCAACCCTGTTGCAGCTTCCAACCGGATTGGTTTGGTTATCGACCGATCTGA